The Longimicrobium sp. genome has a window encoding:
- a CDS encoding MoxR family ATPase: MLTAENEVESLLADAGRLRAQVRRRIVGQEAVLDEVLMCLLAGGHALLVGVPGLAKTLLVRTLSEAMELEFRRVQFTPDLMPGDITGTEVIEEDRATGRRAARFIRGPVFTQVLLADEINRTPPKTQAALLEAMQEGRVTAGGEDMELPRPFFVLATQNPVEQEGTYPLPEAQLDRFMFDIRLDYPSAEEEVQILRSTTGVQDAPVERVLDAERVLTLQRWTREVPVADNVFHYAASLVRATRPGDASAPDDVKRWIRWGAGPRAGQALILGAKANALLAGRFHVTPEDVRRVAAPVLRHRVLVNFHAEAEGVSSDTVIAKLIESVAPPRSGL; this comes from the coding sequence TTGCTGACCGCCGAAAACGAAGTCGAATCGCTCCTGGCCGACGCCGGCCGCCTGCGGGCGCAGGTGCGCCGCCGCATCGTTGGCCAGGAGGCGGTGCTGGACGAGGTGCTGATGTGCCTGCTTGCCGGCGGGCACGCGCTGCTGGTGGGTGTGCCGGGATTGGCAAAGACGCTGCTGGTGCGCACCCTGTCGGAGGCGATGGAGCTGGAGTTCCGGCGCGTGCAGTTCACCCCCGACCTGATGCCCGGCGACATCACCGGCACCGAGGTGATCGAGGAAGACCGCGCGACCGGGCGGCGGGCGGCGCGCTTCATCCGCGGTCCGGTCTTCACGCAGGTGCTGCTGGCTGACGAGATCAACCGCACGCCGCCCAAGACGCAGGCGGCGCTGCTGGAGGCCATGCAGGAGGGCCGGGTGACGGCGGGCGGCGAAGACATGGAGCTGCCGCGCCCCTTCTTCGTGCTGGCCACGCAGAACCCGGTGGAGCAGGAAGGCACCTATCCGCTTCCCGAGGCGCAGCTGGACCGGTTCATGTTCGACATCCGGCTGGACTATCCCTCGGCCGAGGAAGAGGTGCAGATCCTCCGCTCCACCACCGGCGTGCAGGACGCGCCGGTGGAGAGGGTGCTGGACGCGGAGCGGGTGCTGACGCTGCAGCGGTGGACGCGCGAGGTGCCCGTGGCCGACAACGTCTTCCACTACGCCGCCTCGCTCGTGCGCGCCACGCGGCCGGGCGACGCCAGCGCGCCGGACGACGTGAAGCGCTGGATCCGCTGGGGCGCCGGCCCGCGCGCCGGACAGGCGCTGATCCTGGGCGCCAAGGCCAACGCGCTGCTCGCCGGCCGCTTCCACGTGACGCCCGAGGACGTTCGGCGGGTGGCGGCTCCGGTGCTGCGCCACCGCGTCCTGGTGAACTTCCACGCCGAGGCCGAGGGCGTTTCGTCGGACACGGTGATTGCCAAGCTGATCGAAAGCGTGGCGCCGCCGCGGAGCGGGTTGTGA